From Channa argus isolate prfri chromosome 18, Channa argus male v1.0, whole genome shotgun sequence, the proteins below share one genomic window:
- the pnpla7a gene encoding patatin-like phospholipase domain-containing protein 7a isoform X1: MSQIPERMECRDEDDGDLCGWASSVLLNSKNEIGARVQMFVEERMHTTMLTGVLIGAAVAVFLIGIVVFFLYRRFKLARQQQSGVPQYRFRKRDKVLFYGRKIMRKVQTLSAIPPSSSTSVSKQPQRIRRRTRVLSIARKILRIRKDPPTLQPKEPPPSLLEADLTEFDVQSSNLPSEVLYMLKNVRVLGHFEKPVFLELCRHMIFIELQEGEFLFRPGDDDDSIYVVQDGRLELCIQETDGTEPVVKDVLPGDSVHSLLSILDVITGYPAPYKTVSARAATRATILRLPASAFESVFKKYPETLVRVIQIIMVRLQRVTFLALHNYLGLTTELFNPENQAVPLSNVISVMGDSNSGKMTRRLHFHDELPPGTAEAPGETDGAKDSNRKQRSTSMPTDCSGNDLNMACERARVTIDDVLSSPVTHKSYLKKSVTMQHTPSEVFHYTDSGGHADAINFSKSSTILQAAKKDLLGIIQLQDPSLLEGRVTLHYVKAGSVVARQGDQEVSIQFVISGLLHVYQRMIDREEDTRLFVTHPGEVVGHLAVLTGEPLIFTVRAQRDCSFLSISKTHFYEIMRVEPKVVLNVAHTVVKRMSSFVRQIDFALDWMAVEAGRAVYRQGEKSDSTFIVLSGRLRSVIRKEDGKKELIGEYGRGDLIGVVEALTHQNRATTVHAVRDSELAKLPEGALSSIKRKFPQVVTRLIHLLGQKILQQVNGPLTARSLALHTPSSKWDAGTQASNLSTVTVLPVSEEVPLTTFTLELQHALLAIGPTLLLTSDIIKQRLGASALDSVHEYRLSSWLGQQEDIHRIVLYQTDHTLTPWTQRCIRQADSILIVGLGEQEPTVGELERMLEGSAVRAQKQLVLLHREDGPPPKGTVDWLNMRSWISRHFHLSCPRRVFSKRSLPKLLELYQRVFEKPADRHSDFSRLARVLTGNAIALVLGGGGARGCSQVGIMRALCEAGIPVDLIGGTSIGSLMGAVYAEDHSHSRMRVRAREWAMEMTSVFKKVLDLTYPVTSMFSGAAFNSSISNVFKNKQIEDLWIPYFNITTDITSSTMRVHTDGSLWRYVRASMSLSGYLPPLCDPKDGHLLMDGGYINNLPADVARSMGAKVVIAIDVGSRDETNLTNYGDSLSGWWLLWKRLNPLAEKVKVLNMAEIQTRLAYVCCVRQLESVKNSDYCEYIRPPIDRYRTLEFGKFDEIAEVGYQHGKTVFDIWRRSGVVENMLKDKHQEYHNTQSNNVVTCPNASFTDLAEIVSRIEPIKPALVEAESDYQTDYEEEAMESALSDMELYSRYGEHTEGEETADTDEELEGSNAQYITSNTGSHLQCPALTDRLLDIQSKQKVLSTK; encoded by the exons ATGTCACAAATCCCCGAAAG GATGGAATGCCGTGATGAAGATGATGGAGACTTGTGCGGCTGGGCAAGTTCA GTGCTGCTGAACAGCAAAAATGAAATTGGAGCACgagtgcaaatgtttgtggaAGAGAGGATGCACACCACCATG CTCACAGGTGTACTGATTGGAGCTGCTGTTGCAGTCTTTCTGATTGGGATTGTGGTGTTCTTCCTTTACAGAAGATTCAAACTTGCCC GTCAACAACAATCAGGCGTCCCTCAGTATCGCTTCAGAAAAAGAGATAAAGTACTCTTCTATGGGAGGAAGATAATGCGAAag GTCCAGACCTTGTCTGCAATTCCTCCTTCCTCATCGACATCAGTATCAAAGCAACCGCAACGCATACGCAGAAGAACCAGAGTTCTGAGCATAGCTCGCAA aATCCTTAGAATCCGTAAAGACCCCCCCACCCTGCAGCCAAAGGAACCGCCTCCCTCACTTTTGGAGGCTGACCTGACAGAGTTTGATGTGCAGAGCTCAAACTTGCCCTCTGAGGTCCTCTACATGCTGAAGAATGTCAG GGTATTGGGTCACTTTGAGAAGCCTGTGTTCCTGGAGCTGTGTCGCCACATGATATTTATTGAGTTGCAAGAAGGTGAATTTCTATTCAGGCCAGGAGATGACGATGACAGTATCTATGTTGTCCAGGACGGGCGACTCGAGCTCTGCATCCAGGAGACT gaTGGTACAGAACCTGTTGTGAAAGATGTGCTTCCAGGAGACAGTGTACACAGTCTGCTCAGTATTCTGGATGTCATCACT GGTTATCCAGCTCCATATAAGACTGTGTCGGCACGAGCAGCGACTCGCGCCACCATCTTACGTTTACCTGCATCAGCCTTTGAGTCAGTATTTAAGAAATACCCAGAGACGCTTGTGCGCGTTATTCAG ATAATCATGGTGCGTCTCCAAAGAGTCACCTTCTTGGCATTACATAACTATCTGGGTCTAACAACTGAGCTCTTCAATCCG GAGAACCAGGCAGTACCCCTGTCCAATGTAATCAGTGTGATGGGAGATTCAAATTCTGGGAAGATGACTCGGCGTTTGCACTTCCACGACGAGTTACCTCCTGGTACTGCGGAGGCTCCTGGAGAGACAg aTGGTGCAAAGGACAGCAACAGGAAGCAGCGATCCACCTCAATGCCCACCGACTGCTCAG GTAATGACCTGAATATGGCTTGTGAACGGGCTCGAGTCACTATAGACGATGTTCTGTCCAGTCCTGTCACTCACAAA tcttATCTGAAGAAGAGTGTGACAATGCAGCACACACCTTCTGAAGTGTTTCACTACACAGATAGTGGAGGTCATGCTGATGCCATAAACTTTAGTAAGAGCAGCACTATCCTACAGGCTGCCAAGAAAGACCTTCTGGGAATCATCCAGTTGCAG GACCCCAGTCTACTTGAGGGCAGAGTGACTCTCCATTATGTCAAAGCTGGTTCTGTTGTGGCTCGTCAGGGAGACCAG gAGGTGAGCATCCAATTTGTGATATCTGGCCTTCTCCATGTTTACCAGCGGATGATTGACCGAGAGGAAGATACACGCCTTTTTGTAACACACCCTGGAGAGGTTGTCGGCCATCTTGCTGTCCTGACTGGAGAGCCCCTTATATTTACCGTGCGAGCCCAGCGAGACTGCAGCTTCCTTTCAATCTCCAAAACCCACTTTTATGA GATAATGCGTGTCGAGCCAAAAGTTGTTCTGAATGTTGCTCACACAGTAGTGAAGCGGATGTCATCTTTTGTAAGACAGATAGACTTTGCTCTTGACTGGATGGCTGTGGAAGCTGGCAGGGCTGTTTACAG GCAGGGAGAAAAATCAGACAGCACTTTCATTGTGCTGAGTGGTCGACTGCGCTCTGTAATCAGGAAGGAGGATGGCAAGAAGGAGCTCATAGGAGAGTATGGACGTGGTGACCTCATTGGAGTG GTAGAGGCCCTGACACATCAGAACAGAGCTACCACAGTGCATGCTGTACGAGACTCGGAACTGGCCAAGCTACCAGAAGGAGCTCTCAGCTCCATCAAGAGAAAGTTTCCACAG GTAGTCACCAGGCTGATCCACCTACTTGGACAGAAGATCCTCCAGCAGGTCAATGGTCCACTGACAG CTCGCAGTTTGGCCCTCCATACTCCAAGCAGTAAGTGGGATGCAGGGACCCAAGCCTCCAACCTCTCCACTGTAACTGTGCTGCCTGTATCAGAAGAGGTACCTCTTACTACCTTCACCCTAGAGCTGCAGCATGCACTCCTTGCAATAg GTCCCACTCTTCTACTGACTAGTGATATTATCAAACAGCGACTTGGAGCCTCAGCACTAGACAG TGTCCATGAGTACCGTCTCTCAAGCTGGCTGGGCCAACAGGAAGACATTCATCGCATAGTCCTTTACCAGACGGACCACACACTGACCCCGTGGACACAGCGGTGCATCCGGCAGGCTGACTCCATCCTCATTGTAGGACTAGGGGAGCAGGAGCCTACTGTTGGTGAG CTAGAACGTATGTTGGAAGGAAGTGCAGTGCGTGCCCAGAAGCAGCTGGTGCTGTTGCACAGAGAAGATGGCCCCCCACCCAAGGGCACTGTGGACTGGCTCAACATGAGAAGCTGGATCTCCAGACACTTTCACCTCTCTTGTCCCAGAAGAGTTTTCTCTAAGAGAAGCCTACCCAAACTG cTGGAGCTGTACCAGCGTGTTTTTGAGAAGCCAGCAGACCGCCATTCTGACTTCTCCCGCTTGGCTCGAGTCCTCACTGGTAATGCTATTGCCCTTGTcctgggaggaggaggagccag GGGGTGCTCCCAAGTAGGTATAATGCGAGCTCTCTGTGAGGCTGGTATCCCAGTGGACCTTATTGGCGGCACTTCTATTGGTTCCCTGATGGGGGCAGTGTATGCTGAGGACCATAGCCACAGTCGCATGAGGGTCAGGGCCAGAGAATGGGCGATG GAAATGACATCAGTGTTTAAGAAGGTTCTAGATTTGACGTACCCAGTCACCTCCATGTTCTCTGGTGCTGCCTTTAATTCAAGCATCAGCAATGTCTTCAAGAATAAACAGATTGAG gatCTTTGGATCCCGTATTTCAATATCACAACTGACATCACTTCCTCGACCATGAGAGTACACACTGATG GTTCTCTTTGGCGTTATGTTCGTGCCAGCATGTCTCTGTCTGGGTATCTGCCTCCTCTCTGTGACCCCAAAGATGGACATCTATTGATGGATGGAGGCTACATCAACAACCTACCTG CTGATGTGGCGCGCTCCATGGGGGCCAAAGTGGTGATAGCTATTGACGTGGGAAGCCGGGATGAAACCAACCTCACTAATTATGGCGATTCGCTCTCAGGTTGGTGGCTGCTATGGAAACGCCTTAACCCCCTAGCTGAGAAAGTAAAG GTTTTGAACATGGCAGAGATTCAGACTCGGCTGGCCTATGTGTGCTGTGTGAGGCAGCTGGAATCTGTGAAGAACAGTGACTACTGCGAATATATCAGACCTCCAATTGACAGATATCGTACTCTGGAGTTTGGAAAGTTTGATGAAATTGCT GAGGTGGGATACCAGCATGGCAAGACAGTGTTTGACATATGGAGACGCAGTGGAGTGGTGGAGAATATGTTGAAAGACAAACACCAGGAGTACCACAACACCCAAAGCAACAAT GTGGTTACATGTCCTAATGCTTCCTTCACTGACCTGGCAGAGATTGTGTCCCGTATTGAGCCTATCAAGCCAGCTTTGGTGGAAG CTGAGTCTGACTACCAAACTGACTATGAAGAGGAGGCAATGGAGAGTGCTCTGTCTGATATGGAGCTTTACAGTCGTTACGGAGAGCACACTGAAGGGGAGGAGACTGCTGACACG GATGAAGAGCTGGAAGGCAGTAACGCACAATACATTACCTCAAATACTGGCAGTCACCTTCAGTGCCCTGCCCTCACTGACAGACTATTGGACATACAGTCAAAGCAAAAAGTCCTTTCGACCAAGTGA
- the clic3 gene encoding chloride intracellular channel protein 3 produces the protein MAQAPKIELFVKASVDAESVGNCPFCQRLFMILWLKGVDFTLNTVDMKRAPDVLKALAPGSQPPFLIYNGEVKTDTNKIEEFLEETLAPPEYPKLCCRYKESIGAGEDIFRKFSAYIKNPNPAVNDMLEKKFLLTLVKLNMYLETPLPYELDQNPNANKSTRLFLDGESLTLADCNLLPKLNIIKVVCKQYRNFDIPAELKGLTCYMQNAYKRDEFRQTCPHDSEILLAYEPVAKYLNK, from the exons atggcACAGGCCCCGAAGATTGAACTCTTCGTCAAG GCCAGTGTGGATGCTGAAAGTGTGGGGAACTGTCCTTTCTGTCAGAGACTTTTCATGATTCTTTGGTTAAAGGGAGTCGACTTTACGCTCAACACTGTAGACATGAAGAG GGCACCTGATGTGCTGAAGGCTTTAGCTCCAGGGTCTCAGCCTCCCTTCCTCATTTACAATGGTGAGGTCAAAACAGATACTAACAAGATTGAAGAGTTCCTGGAGGAGACCTTAGCCCCACCAGA ATATCCAAAATTGTGCTGTCGATACAAAGAGTCCATTGGTGCTGGAGAAGACATTTTCCGAAAGTTCTCAGCATATATAAAGAATCCCAATCCTGCTGTAAATGACA TGTTAGAGAAGAAATTCCTATTAACTCTAGTGAAGCTGAACATGTACCTAGAGACGCCCTTACCTTATGAGCTGGACCAGAACCCGAATGCCAATAAATCCACACGCCTCTTCCTGGATGGTGAGTCCCTGACCTTGGCAGACTGCAACTTGCTTCCAAAGCTCAACATTATCAAG GTGGTATGTAAGCAGTACCGAAACTTTGACATCCCTGCAGAGCTAAAAGGTCTGACATGTTACATGCAAAATGCCTACAAAAGAGATGAGTTTCGCCAGACCTGCCCACATGACTCAGAGATCCTCCTAGCATATGAACCTGTGGCCAAgtatctgaataaataa
- the pnpla7a gene encoding patatin-like phospholipase domain-containing protein 7a isoform X2 produces the protein MSQIPERMECRDEDDGDLCGWASSVLLNSKNEIGARVQMFVEERMHTTMLTGVLIGAAVAVFLIGIVVFFLYRRFKLARQQQSGVPQYRFRKRDKVLFYGRKIMRKVQTLSAIPPSSSTSVSKQPQRIRRRTRVLSIARKILRIRKDPPTLQPKEPPPSLLEADLTEFDVQSSNLPSEVLYMLKNVRVLGHFEKPVFLELCRHMIFIELQEGEFLFRPGDDDDSIYVVQDGRLELCIQETDGTEPVVKDVLPGDSVHSLLSILDVITGYPAPYKTVSARAATRATILRLPASAFESVFKKYPETLVRVIQIIMVRLQRVTFLALHNYLGLTTELFNPENQAVPLSNVISVMGDSNSGKMTRRLHFHDELPPGTAEAPGETDGAKDSNRKQRSTSMPTDCSGNDLNMACERARVTIDDVLSSPVTHKSYLKKSVTMQHTPSEVFHYTDSGGHADAINFSKSSTILQAAKKDLLGIIQLQDPSLLEGRVTLHYVKAGSVVARQGDQEVSIQFVISGLLHVYQRMIDREEDTRLFVTHPGEVVGHLAVLTGEPLIFTVRAQRDCSFLSISKTHFYEIMRVEPKVVLNVAHTVVKRMSSFVRQIDFALDWMAVEAGRAVYRQGEKSDSTFIVLSGRLRSVIRKEDGKKELIGEYGRGDLIGVVEALTHQNRATTVHAVRDSELAKLPEGALSSIKRKFPQVVTRLIHLLGQKILQQVNGPLTARSLALHTPSSKWDAGTQASNLSTVTVLPVSEEVPLTTFTLELQHALLAIGPTLLLTSDIIKQRLGASALDSVHEYRLSSWLGQQEDIHRIVLYQTDHTLTPWTQRCIRQADSILIVGLGEQEPTVGELERMLEGSAVRAQKQLVLLHREDGPPPKGTVDWLNMRSWISRHFHLSCPRRVFSKRSLPKLLELYQRVFEKPADRHSDFSRLARVLTGNAIALVLGGGGARGCSQVGIMRALCEAGIPVDLIGGTSIGSLMGAVYAEDHSHSRMRVRAREWAMEMTSVFKKVLDLTYPVTSMFSGAAFNSSISNVFKNKQIEDLWIPYFNITTDITSSTMRVHTDGSLWRYVRASMSLSGYLPPLCDPKDGHLLMDGGYINNLPADVARSMGAKVVIAIDVGSRDETNLTNYGDSLSGWWLLWKRLNPLAEKVKVLNMAEIQTRLAYVCCVRQLESVKNSDYCEYIRPPIDRYRTLEFGKFDEIAEVGYQHGKTVFDIWRRSGVVENMLKDKHQEYHNTQSNNVVTCPNASFTDLAEIVSRIEPIKPALVEAESDYQTDYEEEAMESALSDMELYSRYGEHTEGEETADTV, from the exons ATGTCACAAATCCCCGAAAG GATGGAATGCCGTGATGAAGATGATGGAGACTTGTGCGGCTGGGCAAGTTCA GTGCTGCTGAACAGCAAAAATGAAATTGGAGCACgagtgcaaatgtttgtggaAGAGAGGATGCACACCACCATG CTCACAGGTGTACTGATTGGAGCTGCTGTTGCAGTCTTTCTGATTGGGATTGTGGTGTTCTTCCTTTACAGAAGATTCAAACTTGCCC GTCAACAACAATCAGGCGTCCCTCAGTATCGCTTCAGAAAAAGAGATAAAGTACTCTTCTATGGGAGGAAGATAATGCGAAag GTCCAGACCTTGTCTGCAATTCCTCCTTCCTCATCGACATCAGTATCAAAGCAACCGCAACGCATACGCAGAAGAACCAGAGTTCTGAGCATAGCTCGCAA aATCCTTAGAATCCGTAAAGACCCCCCCACCCTGCAGCCAAAGGAACCGCCTCCCTCACTTTTGGAGGCTGACCTGACAGAGTTTGATGTGCAGAGCTCAAACTTGCCCTCTGAGGTCCTCTACATGCTGAAGAATGTCAG GGTATTGGGTCACTTTGAGAAGCCTGTGTTCCTGGAGCTGTGTCGCCACATGATATTTATTGAGTTGCAAGAAGGTGAATTTCTATTCAGGCCAGGAGATGACGATGACAGTATCTATGTTGTCCAGGACGGGCGACTCGAGCTCTGCATCCAGGAGACT gaTGGTACAGAACCTGTTGTGAAAGATGTGCTTCCAGGAGACAGTGTACACAGTCTGCTCAGTATTCTGGATGTCATCACT GGTTATCCAGCTCCATATAAGACTGTGTCGGCACGAGCAGCGACTCGCGCCACCATCTTACGTTTACCTGCATCAGCCTTTGAGTCAGTATTTAAGAAATACCCAGAGACGCTTGTGCGCGTTATTCAG ATAATCATGGTGCGTCTCCAAAGAGTCACCTTCTTGGCATTACATAACTATCTGGGTCTAACAACTGAGCTCTTCAATCCG GAGAACCAGGCAGTACCCCTGTCCAATGTAATCAGTGTGATGGGAGATTCAAATTCTGGGAAGATGACTCGGCGTTTGCACTTCCACGACGAGTTACCTCCTGGTACTGCGGAGGCTCCTGGAGAGACAg aTGGTGCAAAGGACAGCAACAGGAAGCAGCGATCCACCTCAATGCCCACCGACTGCTCAG GTAATGACCTGAATATGGCTTGTGAACGGGCTCGAGTCACTATAGACGATGTTCTGTCCAGTCCTGTCACTCACAAA tcttATCTGAAGAAGAGTGTGACAATGCAGCACACACCTTCTGAAGTGTTTCACTACACAGATAGTGGAGGTCATGCTGATGCCATAAACTTTAGTAAGAGCAGCACTATCCTACAGGCTGCCAAGAAAGACCTTCTGGGAATCATCCAGTTGCAG GACCCCAGTCTACTTGAGGGCAGAGTGACTCTCCATTATGTCAAAGCTGGTTCTGTTGTGGCTCGTCAGGGAGACCAG gAGGTGAGCATCCAATTTGTGATATCTGGCCTTCTCCATGTTTACCAGCGGATGATTGACCGAGAGGAAGATACACGCCTTTTTGTAACACACCCTGGAGAGGTTGTCGGCCATCTTGCTGTCCTGACTGGAGAGCCCCTTATATTTACCGTGCGAGCCCAGCGAGACTGCAGCTTCCTTTCAATCTCCAAAACCCACTTTTATGA GATAATGCGTGTCGAGCCAAAAGTTGTTCTGAATGTTGCTCACACAGTAGTGAAGCGGATGTCATCTTTTGTAAGACAGATAGACTTTGCTCTTGACTGGATGGCTGTGGAAGCTGGCAGGGCTGTTTACAG GCAGGGAGAAAAATCAGACAGCACTTTCATTGTGCTGAGTGGTCGACTGCGCTCTGTAATCAGGAAGGAGGATGGCAAGAAGGAGCTCATAGGAGAGTATGGACGTGGTGACCTCATTGGAGTG GTAGAGGCCCTGACACATCAGAACAGAGCTACCACAGTGCATGCTGTACGAGACTCGGAACTGGCCAAGCTACCAGAAGGAGCTCTCAGCTCCATCAAGAGAAAGTTTCCACAG GTAGTCACCAGGCTGATCCACCTACTTGGACAGAAGATCCTCCAGCAGGTCAATGGTCCACTGACAG CTCGCAGTTTGGCCCTCCATACTCCAAGCAGTAAGTGGGATGCAGGGACCCAAGCCTCCAACCTCTCCACTGTAACTGTGCTGCCTGTATCAGAAGAGGTACCTCTTACTACCTTCACCCTAGAGCTGCAGCATGCACTCCTTGCAATAg GTCCCACTCTTCTACTGACTAGTGATATTATCAAACAGCGACTTGGAGCCTCAGCACTAGACAG TGTCCATGAGTACCGTCTCTCAAGCTGGCTGGGCCAACAGGAAGACATTCATCGCATAGTCCTTTACCAGACGGACCACACACTGACCCCGTGGACACAGCGGTGCATCCGGCAGGCTGACTCCATCCTCATTGTAGGACTAGGGGAGCAGGAGCCTACTGTTGGTGAG CTAGAACGTATGTTGGAAGGAAGTGCAGTGCGTGCCCAGAAGCAGCTGGTGCTGTTGCACAGAGAAGATGGCCCCCCACCCAAGGGCACTGTGGACTGGCTCAACATGAGAAGCTGGATCTCCAGACACTTTCACCTCTCTTGTCCCAGAAGAGTTTTCTCTAAGAGAAGCCTACCCAAACTG cTGGAGCTGTACCAGCGTGTTTTTGAGAAGCCAGCAGACCGCCATTCTGACTTCTCCCGCTTGGCTCGAGTCCTCACTGGTAATGCTATTGCCCTTGTcctgggaggaggaggagccag GGGGTGCTCCCAAGTAGGTATAATGCGAGCTCTCTGTGAGGCTGGTATCCCAGTGGACCTTATTGGCGGCACTTCTATTGGTTCCCTGATGGGGGCAGTGTATGCTGAGGACCATAGCCACAGTCGCATGAGGGTCAGGGCCAGAGAATGGGCGATG GAAATGACATCAGTGTTTAAGAAGGTTCTAGATTTGACGTACCCAGTCACCTCCATGTTCTCTGGTGCTGCCTTTAATTCAAGCATCAGCAATGTCTTCAAGAATAAACAGATTGAG gatCTTTGGATCCCGTATTTCAATATCACAACTGACATCACTTCCTCGACCATGAGAGTACACACTGATG GTTCTCTTTGGCGTTATGTTCGTGCCAGCATGTCTCTGTCTGGGTATCTGCCTCCTCTCTGTGACCCCAAAGATGGACATCTATTGATGGATGGAGGCTACATCAACAACCTACCTG CTGATGTGGCGCGCTCCATGGGGGCCAAAGTGGTGATAGCTATTGACGTGGGAAGCCGGGATGAAACCAACCTCACTAATTATGGCGATTCGCTCTCAGGTTGGTGGCTGCTATGGAAACGCCTTAACCCCCTAGCTGAGAAAGTAAAG GTTTTGAACATGGCAGAGATTCAGACTCGGCTGGCCTATGTGTGCTGTGTGAGGCAGCTGGAATCTGTGAAGAACAGTGACTACTGCGAATATATCAGACCTCCAATTGACAGATATCGTACTCTGGAGTTTGGAAAGTTTGATGAAATTGCT GAGGTGGGATACCAGCATGGCAAGACAGTGTTTGACATATGGAGACGCAGTGGAGTGGTGGAGAATATGTTGAAAGACAAACACCAGGAGTACCACAACACCCAAAGCAACAAT GTGGTTACATGTCCTAATGCTTCCTTCACTGACCTGGCAGAGATTGTGTCCCGTATTGAGCCTATCAAGCCAGCTTTGGTGGAAG CTGAGTCTGACTACCAAACTGACTATGAAGAGGAGGCAATGGAGAGTGCTCTGTCTGATATGGAGCTTTACAGTCGTTACGGAGAGCACACTGAAGGGGAGGAGACTGCTGACACGGTGTGA